The Cohnella abietis genome has a segment encoding these proteins:
- a CDS encoding HEPN/Toprim-associated domain-containing protein, producing MGSYASIGINGFHFSLSKNHVSPIWLTLYRENDKKIESVQDEDNEERLICEYCTTVKNIKLRLDILGFTIDKAKKEFISYNESVQYCSYLSGEGFVEIEINNYTFDNWLKSLECIINSPYSHYLYYKDNIVITDYPMQYFMMNADYEGESIFGFISSDMRYVFRAILELYGDDENCVIDFSSLVDGGWCSENDRICEETLVELADSYIRNERIILLTEGSSDISIIKRSMNILNPEVVDFYSFMDFNTTNVCKLKMRLNLNCRQS from the coding sequence GTGGGTAGCTACGCATCGATTGGTATAAATGGATTTCATTTCTCTTTAAGCAAGAATCATGTAAGCCCTATATGGCTTACACTATATCGTGAAAATGATAAAAAAATAGAGAGCGTGCAAGATGAAGATAATGAGGAGAGGTTGATATGTGAATATTGCACTACTGTAAAAAATATTAAATTACGTTTAGATATTTTGGGTTTTACAATAGATAAAGCAAAGAAGGAGTTTATCTCATACAATGAATCTGTTCAATATTGTAGTTATTTAAGCGGAGAAGGATTCGTTGAAATAGAAATCAATAATTACACGTTCGACAATTGGTTGAAATCTTTGGAATGTATAATCAATTCGCCTTACAGTCACTACTTGTATTACAAAGATAATATTGTGATAACTGATTATCCAATGCAGTATTTTATGATGAATGCGGATTATGAAGGGGAATCGATCTTTGGTTTTATAAGTTCTGACATGCGATATGTATTTCGAGCAATTTTGGAGTTATATGGCGATGATGAAAACTGTGTTATTGATTTTTCTTCTTTAGTGGATGGTGGTTGGTGTTCTGAGAACGATAGAATTTGTGAAGAAACATTGGTGGAATTGGCCGATTCGTATATAAGGAATGAACGAATCATACTTTTAACTGAAGGTTCATCAGACATATCAATAATCAAACGTAGTATGAACATCTTAAACCCAGAAGTAGTTGATTTTTACTCTTTTATGGATTTTAACACTACCAATGTCTGCAAGTTAAAGATGCGTTTGAACCTAAATTGTCGCCAGTCTTAG
- a CDS encoding MarR family winged helix-turn-helix transcriptional regulator, which produces MHDQSQLDLRLFRIWMNSSRSLFENIRKDIESYNINHENFMILELLYSKGPHPVQKISEKFSIPSGSITYVIDKLEKKRLLARQLNPDDRRASNIVLTKEGRDLFTEIYSKHIITISQNLSFITNEEKEQLIHLLKKVGIGAQNLKLS; this is translated from the coding sequence TTGGATTTGAGGTTGTTTCGTATATGGATGAATTCTTCCAGGTCTCTATTTGAAAATATAAGAAAAGATATAGAGAGTTACAATATCAATCACGAGAATTTTATGATTCTTGAATTGCTTTACAGTAAAGGTCCGCATCCTGTACAAAAAATCAGTGAAAAGTTCTCTATTCCTAGCGGCAGTATAACCTATGTTATCGATAAGTTAGAAAAAAAAAGGCTACTCGCAAGACAACTTAACCCAGATGACAGAAGGGCTTCCAATATTGTTTTGACTAAGGAAGGAAGAGACCTATTTACGGAAATTTATTCCAAACACATCATAACCATTTCGCAAAACTTATCATTTATAACGAATGAAGAAAAAGAACAGCTCATTCATCTATTAAAGAAAGTTGGAATAGGTGCCCAGAATTTGAAGTTAAGCTGA